One Salvelinus sp. IW2-2015 unplaced genomic scaffold, ASM291031v2 Un_scaffold1222, whole genome shotgun sequence DNA window includes the following coding sequences:
- the LOC112070115 gene encoding sphingomyelin synthase-related protein 1 isoform X2 → MSSSTQLSIRHWTTKHVAKWLKDEGFCHYVDLLCNKHRLDGMSLLTLSEYDLRSPPLELKVLGDIKRLMVSLRKLQKQNLDILEELGVPFDGHSPQGGDWHCNGDSSRECDNSNTDTAPVGEQYLEYRNGKYKHGGSGRQDPEYWKTALSAIYVVFVFGFTSFVMVIVHERVPDMRTYPPLPDIFLDSVPRIPWAFAMAEACGVILCNIWLLVLLLHKHRSILLRRLCSLMGTVFMLRCITMFVTSLSVPGQHLQCSGKVYGDMWAKLHRALAIWSGFGMSLTGVHTCGDYMFSGHTVVITMLNFFVTEYTPRGWNFIHTLSWVLNLFGIFFILAAHEHYSIDVFIAFYITTRLFLYYHTLANTRAYQQSRRARIWFPMFSFFECNVNGPVPNEYGWPFSKPTMIRSMIGY, encoded by the exons ATGTCTAGTAGTACCCAGCTGAGCATCCGGCATTGGACCACCAAGCACGTTGCCAAGTGGCTGAAGGATGAGGGCTTCTGCCACTATGTAGACCTACTGTGCAACAAGCACCGTCTGGATGGCATGTCCTTACTCACCCTAAGTGAATACGACCTCCGCTCTCCCCCACTGGAACTCAAGGTGCTGGGGGACATCAAGAGGCTGATGGTGTCCCTCCGCAAGCTGCAGAAACAAAACCTGGATATCCTGGAGGAGCTGGGGGTCCCATTCGACGGACACTCGCCTCAGGGTGGGGACTGGCACTGCAACGGAGACTCCAGTAGAGAGTGCGATAACtctaacacagacacagcaccgGTTGGAGAGCAGTATCTTGAGTATAGGAATGGGAAGTACAAGCATGGAGGGAGCGGGAGGCAGGACCCTGAGTACTGGAAGACAGCGCTTAGTGCCATctatgtggtgtttgtgttcgGATTTACCTCTTTCGTTATGGTGATCGTGCACGAGAGGGTGCCGGACATGCGCACTTACCCTCCCTTGCCAGACATTTTCTTAGACAG TGTACCTAGAATACCATGGGCCTTTGCCATGGCAGAGGCATGTGGAGTCATCCTGTGTAATATCTGGCTGCTAGTTCTGCTGCTGCACAAGCACAG GTCCATTCTGCTGCGGCGGCTGTGCAGCCTCATGGGGACAGTGTTTATGCTGCGTTGCATCACCATGTTCGTGACCTCCCTGTCAGTGCCAGGACAGCACCTGCAGTGCTCAGGAAAG GTGTATGGTGACATGTGGGCCAAACTGCATCGAGCTCTGGCCATATGGAGTGGATTTGGAATGTCCCTCACAGGGGTCCATACGTGTGGGGACTACATGTTCAGCGGTCACACGGTGGTCATCACCATGCTCAACTTCTTTGTGACAGAAT ACACCCCGCGGGGCTGGAACTTCATCCACACCTTGTCCTGGGTCCTGAACTTGTTTGGCATCTTCTTTATCCTGGCGGCCCATGAACACTATTCCATCGACGTCTTCATCGCCTTCTACATCACGACCAGGCTGTTCCTGTACTACCACACGCTGGCTAACACCAGGGCCTACCAGCAGAGTCGCAGGGCCCGCATTTGGTTCCCCATGTTCTCCTTCTTCGAATGCAACGTCAACGGCCCCGTGCCCAACGAGTACGGCTGGCCCTTCTCTAAACCCACCATGATCAGGAGCATGATTGGGTACTAG
- the LOC112070115 gene encoding sphingomyelin synthase-related protein 1 isoform X1 — MLTSSGRNDLLQSFYHTKRKYSFVRLILQSEGEMSSSTQLSIRHWTTKHVAKWLKDEGFCHYVDLLCNKHRLDGMSLLTLSEYDLRSPPLELKVLGDIKRLMVSLRKLQKQNLDILEELGVPFDGHSPQGGDWHCNGDSSRECDNSNTDTAPVGEQYLEYRNGKYKHGGSGRQDPEYWKTALSAIYVVFVFGFTSFVMVIVHERVPDMRTYPPLPDIFLDSVPRIPWAFAMAEACGVILCNIWLLVLLLHKHRSILLRRLCSLMGTVFMLRCITMFVTSLSVPGQHLQCSGKVYGDMWAKLHRALAIWSGFGMSLTGVHTCGDYMFSGHTVVITMLNFFVTEYTPRGWNFIHTLSWVLNLFGIFFILAAHEHYSIDVFIAFYITTRLFLYYHTLANTRAYQQSRRARIWFPMFSFFECNVNGPVPNEYGWPFSKPTMIRSMIGY, encoded by the exons TTTACAGAGTGAAGGGGAGATGTCTAGTAGTACCCAGCTGAGCATCCGGCATTGGACCACCAAGCACGTTGCCAAGTGGCTGAAGGATGAGGGCTTCTGCCACTATGTAGACCTACTGTGCAACAAGCACCGTCTGGATGGCATGTCCTTACTCACCCTAAGTGAATACGACCTCCGCTCTCCCCCACTGGAACTCAAGGTGCTGGGGGACATCAAGAGGCTGATGGTGTCCCTCCGCAAGCTGCAGAAACAAAACCTGGATATCCTGGAGGAGCTGGGGGTCCCATTCGACGGACACTCGCCTCAGGGTGGGGACTGGCACTGCAACGGAGACTCCAGTAGAGAGTGCGATAACtctaacacagacacagcaccgGTTGGAGAGCAGTATCTTGAGTATAGGAATGGGAAGTACAAGCATGGAGGGAGCGGGAGGCAGGACCCTGAGTACTGGAAGACAGCGCTTAGTGCCATctatgtggtgtttgtgttcgGATTTACCTCTTTCGTTATGGTGATCGTGCACGAGAGGGTGCCGGACATGCGCACTTACCCTCCCTTGCCAGACATTTTCTTAGACAG TGTACCTAGAATACCATGGGCCTTTGCCATGGCAGAGGCATGTGGAGTCATCCTGTGTAATATCTGGCTGCTAGTTCTGCTGCTGCACAAGCACAG GTCCATTCTGCTGCGGCGGCTGTGCAGCCTCATGGGGACAGTGTTTATGCTGCGTTGCATCACCATGTTCGTGACCTCCCTGTCAGTGCCAGGACAGCACCTGCAGTGCTCAGGAAAG GTGTATGGTGACATGTGGGCCAAACTGCATCGAGCTCTGGCCATATGGAGTGGATTTGGAATGTCCCTCACAGGGGTCCATACGTGTGGGGACTACATGTTCAGCGGTCACACGGTGGTCATCACCATGCTCAACTTCTTTGTGACAGAAT ACACCCCGCGGGGCTGGAACTTCATCCACACCTTGTCCTGGGTCCTGAACTTGTTTGGCATCTTCTTTATCCTGGCGGCCCATGAACACTATTCCATCGACGTCTTCATCGCCTTCTACATCACGACCAGGCTGTTCCTGTACTACCACACGCTGGCTAACACCAGGGCCTACCAGCAGAGTCGCAGGGCCCGCATTTGGTTCCCCATGTTCTCCTTCTTCGAATGCAACGTCAACGGCCCCGTGCCCAACGAGTACGGCTGGCCCTTCTCTAAACCCACCATGATCAGGAGCATGATTGGGTACTAG